CGCGCTGATGCTGGGGACGCTGATGCTGCCCTACCAGGCGACGATGGTTCCGCAGTACGTGCTGTTCCACCAACTAAACTGGATCCGTACGTTTAACCCGATCATTTTGCCGGGGTTTTTTGCCGGCGGCGCGACGCTGATCTTCCTGCTCAGGCAGTTTATGATGGGGCTGCCGCGCGAGCTGGACGAGGCGGCGCAGATTGACGGCGCAAGCCCCCTGCAAATATGGTGGCATGTCATTTTGCCGCTCAGCCGCCCGGCAATTGCGACGGTGACGGTGTTCCTGTTCGTGGGTCAATGGAACAACCTGATTCAGCCGCTGATCTACCTGCAGCGCGCGGAGCTGTATACGATGCCGATCTATGTGTCGCAGAAGCTGAACCTGCAGGAATCGCCCCTGCGCTGGCAGGATATGATGGCATCGAGCGTCTTGTTCGTCATCCCGGTATTGATCGTATTCATTCTGACCCAGCGGTATTTTGTCCAGAGCATCGCCCTGACCGGCTCAAAAGAGGGCTAGATGTTACAGCTTATGCACAGCTTCCGCGGCGCAGAGGCGCCGGCGGAAGTCCTGGACGCCGTTACGCGCGGCGTGATCGGTTCGTTTTGTCTGTTTTCCGGCCTGAACGTCGAAAGTCCGGCACAGGTGCGCCGGCTGAACGAGTCGCTGTTAAAGGCGGCGGCCGATGGCGGACACCTGCCGCCGATGCTCGGCATCGACCAGGAAGGCGGACAACTGATCGCCATCCGGGGAGGGACAACCGAACTTCCGGGCAACATGGCATTGGGCGCGACGCGCGACGAGTCGCTGGCGGAACAGGCTGGGCGGGTGCTGGCGCGAGAACTGCGGGCGATGGGGTTCAATATGATCTTTGCCCCTTCGGTGGATGTGAACATCAACCCCCGCAATCCGGTGATCGGGACACGCTCCTTCGGCGAAGACCCGGTATGGGTGGCGCGGCTGGGAACCGCGATGATCCGCGGTCTGCAAGGCGAAGGCATGATCGCGACGGCCAAGCATTTCCCCGGCCACGGCGACACCGCGGTCGACTCGCACCATGAGGTGCCGATCGTGCCACACGATATGGAGCGGATGAATGCGGTCGAGCTGTATCCGTTCAAGGCGGCGATCAAGGCGGGTGT
The nucleotide sequence above comes from Candidatus Flexicrinis proximus. Encoded proteins:
- a CDS encoding carbohydrate ABC transporter permease → MATIAKPIAVSPQRDSGPSLIQRLRLPKVALYAILIWASLFFLFPLAWMVGTSLKTLDEVGQAQLNLLPAVPQWVNYQKLFEDPAFFRAYGNSLFVVPLVLLGTVSSISLVSFAFARLKWRGRNTVFALMLGTLMLPYQATMVPQYVLFHQLNWIRTFNPIILPGFFAGGATLIFLLRQFMMGLPRELDEAAQIDGASPLQIWWHVILPLSRPAIATVTVFLFVGQWNNLIQPLIYLQRAELYTMPIYVSQKLNLQESPLRWQDMMASSVLFVIPVLIVFILTQRYFVQSIALTGSKEG